A genomic region of Entelurus aequoreus isolate RoL-2023_Sb linkage group LG19, RoL_Eaeq_v1.1, whole genome shotgun sequence contains the following coding sequences:
- the LOC133635018 gene encoding mesoderm induction early response protein 2-like isoform X3, with protein MKMAAQSQTASELPLEDLLALYGYTVSDPAKQNCHVAATLPGMTLDKKQITEDLFQGEEGVESSADDLTPSVTSTTSDRLHHLPAGDKDTPVSSCDEDSDNESLPSNEEHKEIMVGSMYQATIPPLCPYTYQEIAYNSGDQLLWRPGALTAQEVEAFLLSAQRPGEMCKQKCSGTARDNEQALYELVKCNFNTDEALRRLSFNVKVFSEELCSWSDEECGSFEQGYKVYGKNFHLIQANKVRTRSVGECVEYYYMWKKSERHELFTQQATRITRKKYSLQLESVGGGSTSAQKDSPLSLKAVLRLHLQMKTC; from the exons ATGAAGATGGCGGCCCAATCCCAGACC GCCAGCGAGCTGCCCTTGGAGGACCTGCTAGCACTTTATGGCTACACGGTGTCCGATCCAGCCAAGCAGAACTGTCATGTCGCCGCCACTCTGCCAGGCATGACTCTGGACAAG AAGCAGATAACCGAGGACCTTTTCCAAGGAGAAGAGGGAGTCGAGTCCTCCGCTGATGACCTCACCCCTTCGGTCACCTCCACTACCTCTGATCGGCTTCATCACCTGCCTG CCGGCGACAAAGACACACCAGTCAGCTCATGTGACGAGGATTCGGACAATGAATCTCTTCCCTCCAATGAAGAACACAAG GAGATCATGGTCGGTTCCATGTACCAGGCAACAATCCCTCCACTCTGTCCCTATACTTACCAGGAAATAG CGTACAACAGTGGGGACCAGTTGTTGTGGAGACCTGGGGCTCTGACGGCGCAGGAAGTGGAGGCGTTCTTGCTGAGCGCGCAGAGGCCGGGGGAAATGTGCAAACAGAAGTGTAGCGGCACCGCCCGAGACAACGAGCAG GCGCTGTATGAGCTGGTGAAATGCAACTTCAACACAGACGAGGCACTGCGACGATTGAGCTTCAATGTGAAAGTGTTCAGTG AAGAGCTGTGCAGCTGGAGTGACGAGGAGTGCGGGAGTTTTGAGCAAGGCTACAAAGTTTACGGGAAAAACTTCCACCTCATTCAAGCTAACAAG GTACGCACCCGCTCCGTGGGGGAGTGTGTGGAGTATTACTACATGTGGAAGAAGTCTGAGCGCCACGAGTTGTTCACTCAACAAGCCACCAGGATCACCCGCAAGAAGTACTCCTTGCAGTTGGAGAGCGT